One segment of Mastomys coucha isolate ucsf_1 unplaced genomic scaffold, UCSF_Mcou_1 pScaffold23, whole genome shotgun sequence DNA contains the following:
- the LOC116073041 gene encoding zinc finger protein 431-like produces MNAVTYDDVHVNFTWEEWALLNPSQKSLYKEVMLETCENLTVIGYSWEDHYIEDQFQSSRRDGRHKGGHTGEKPYECSHCGTAFARHGHLQRHKGTHTGEKLYECNRCGKAFAWNCHLRIHKRTHIGEKPYECDQCGTAFASHCRLQRHKRTHTGEKPYECNQCGKAFSQHSTLQVHKRIHTGEKPYECNQCGKAYTRHSHLQRHKRTHTGEKPYACNQCGKAFAYQNSLQYHKRTHTGEKSYECKQCGKVFACRNHLQIHKRTHAGQKRYECNQCGKAFAFHSHFQRHKRHIGEKPYECNHCDKAFASHNNLQKHIRIHTGEKPYKCNLCDKAYAYHSHLQTHKRTHTGEEPYKCSQCDKAFSQQSSLQVHERIHTGEKPYECNQCGKAFTCHRYLQRHKRTHTGEKLYECNQFGKIFAQHSTLHSIKKHIFERNSMNIMCGKTFAGQSHFQRHERIHTGEKPHECI; encoded by the exons ATG AATGCAGTGACCTATGATGATGTGCATGTAAATTTCACTTGGGAAGAGTGGGCTTTGCTGAATCCTTCCCAGAAGAGTCTCTACAAAGAGGTGATGCTGGAGACCTGTGAGAACCTCACTGTTATAG GCTACAGTTGGGAAGACCATTATATTGAAGATCAATTTCAAAGTTCTAGAAGAGATGGAAG GCATAAAGGAggtcatactggagagaaaccctatgaatgtagtCATTGTGGTACAGCCTTTGCAAGGCATGGTCATCTTCAAAGGCATAAaggaacacatactggagagaaactttATGAATGTAATcgatgtggtaaagcctttgcatggAACTGTCATCTCcgaatacataaaagaacacatattggagagaaaccttatgagtGTGATCAATGTGGTACAGCCTTTGCAAGTCACTGTCGTCTTCAAAggcataaaagaacacatactggagagaaaccttatgaatgtaatcagtgtggtaaagccttttcacaacACAGTACTCTACAAGttcataaaagaatacatactggagagaaaccctatgaatgtaaccaatgtggtaaagcctatACACGTCACAGTCatctccaaagacataaaagaacacatactggagagaaaccttatgcatgtaatcaatgtggtaaagcctttgcttATCAAAATAGTCTCCagtatcataaaagaacacatactggagagaaatctTATGAATGTAAGCAATGTGGTAAGGTCTTTGCATGCCGTAATCAccttcaaatacataaaagaacacatgctGGACAGAAACGctatgaatgtaaccaatgtggtaaagcctttgcttTTCACAGTCATTTCCAAAGACATAAAAGACATattggagagaaaccttatgaatgtaatcattGTGATAAAGCTTTTGCAAGTCACAATAATCTTCAAAAACATAtaagaatacatactggagaaaaaccttaTAAATGTAATTTGTGTGATAAAGCCTATGCATATCACAGTCATCTCCaaacacataaaagaacacatactggagaggaACCCTACAAATGTAgtcaatgtgataaagccttttcaCAACAAAGTTCTCTACAAGTTCATgaaagaatacatactggagagaaaccctatgaatgtaaccaatgtggtaaagcctttacaTGTCACAGATatctccaaagacataaaagaacacatactggagaaaaactcTATGAATGTAACCAATTTGGTAAAATATTTGCACAACATAGTACTCTCCACAGCATAAAAAAGCACATATTTGAGAGAAACTCTATGAATATAATGTGTGGCAAAACCTTTGCAGGTCAGAGTCATTTTCAAaggcatgaaagaattcatactggagagaaaccccaTGAATGTATTTAA